Part of the Lysobacter enzymogenes genome is shown below.
ACCTGCTGCTCAAGGCCTTCTACCCCGCGCGCCCGCCGATCCCGCTGCTGCACGTGGACACCGGCTGGAAGTTCCGCGAGATGATCGCCTTCCGCGACCGCCGCGCCGCCGAGACCGGCGTCGACCTGCGCGTGCACATGAATCCCGACGGCCTGGCCCAGGGCATCGGCCCGGTCAGCCACGGCGCCGCCGTGCACACCGACGTGATGAAGACCCAGGCGCTGAAGCAGGCCCTGGACTGGAACAAGTTCGACGCCGCCATCGGCGGCGCGCGCCGCGACGAGGAAAAGTCGCGCGCCAAGGAACGCATCTTCTCGTTCCGCAATCCGCAGCACCGCTGGGATCCGAAGAACCAGCGCCCGGAGCTGTGGAACCTGTACAACACCCGCATCCATTCCGGCGAGAGCGTGCGGGTGTTCCCGATCTCGAACTGGACCGAGCTCGACGTGTGGCTGTACATCTACCGCGAACGCATTCCGGTGCCGTCGCTGTACTTCGCCGCCAAGCGCCCGGTGGTGGAACGCGACGGCGCGCTGATCCTGGTCGACGACGAACGCCTGCCGCTGCGCGCCGGCGAAACCCCGCAACTGCGCGACGTGCGCTTCCGCACCCTGGGCTGCTATCCGCTGACCGGCGCGATCGAATCGCAGGCCGACACGCTGGAGAAGATCATCGCCGAGATGCTGGTCGCCACCACCTCCGAACGTCAGGGCCGCATGATCGACCACGATCCGTCCGCGTCGATGGAGCGCAAGAAGCAGGAGGGCTATTTCTGATGAACGCCGAAGCCCGAACCCTCGCCGCGCGCGCCGACGCGGCCGCCGCCAACGAAGACGCCGGCGCCAGCGTGCTGGCCTTCGCCGCGCCGTCCGCGCGCCAGGCCGACTCCGCCGGCGAGGCCGTCGCCGACTACCTGCGCCAGCACGAAACCAAGAGCCTGCTGCGCTTCATCACCTGCGGCAGCGTCGACGACGGCAAGAGCACCCTGATCGGACGCCTGCTGCACGACACCCAGCGCCTGTTCGAAGACCAGCTGGCCGCGCTCGACGCCGACAGCCGCCGCCACGGCACCCGCAACGGTCAGATCGA
Proteins encoded:
- the cysD gene encoding sulfate adenylyltransferase subunit CysD; its protein translation is MSASPEPLAAAALSPLAAADAPALPAQALSHLDRLEAESIHILREVAAEFRNPVMLYSIGKDSSVLLHLLLKAFYPARPPIPLLHVDTGWKFREMIAFRDRRAAETGVDLRVHMNPDGLAQGIGPVSHGAAVHTDVMKTQALKQALDWNKFDAAIGGARRDEEKSRAKERIFSFRNPQHRWDPKNQRPELWNLYNTRIHSGESVRVFPISNWTELDVWLYIYRERIPVPSLYFAAKRPVVERDGALILVDDERLPLRAGETPQLRDVRFRTLGCYPLTGAIESQADTLEKIIAEMLVATTSERQGRMIDHDPSASMERKKQEGYF